In Dermacentor variabilis isolate Ectoservices chromosome 10, ASM5094787v1, whole genome shotgun sequence, the genomic window TCGCCGAGCCCCTGCGCAACAAGGCTACCCACTCCGGCGTAGTTGAAGGCGGCCGAGGCCTTCGCGTCGAAGTATGGAAAGCTGAACGCGTACGGCAACAGGGACAGGTCCGGTCCCTGCGGTACGCTGCCGTTTTGGAGCACGTATAGCCGGAGCTTCTCAATGGCACTCGACAGCCGACTGAGTGTCGGGTCGGACAGAGCATCCCGCGGAAGCAGACGCCAGTTGCCCACCAGCGACTTGCCCATGTCTGGCTGGGGTCCGCCTTTAGAGACAACGACGTCAAGGAACACAGTGTAAACACCCCGTCGAAGCGAAACCGCGAATATTTTGCACCGCGCTAATCGCTCGAAAGCTCGTCATGTCAGACAATGCCTGACAGAGTGCCAATATTTACAGTTGTTTCCTTCCAGTGTATCCAGTTAAATACGTGTACCAGAATACCGCAGGCACTTTCCTCATCAATTACCAATTTCCGATACACTtcctgatgatatatatatatatatatatatatatatatatatatatatatatatatatatatatatatatatatatatatataatcacagcCATAAGACGGCAACACATAAccaagccaaggaaagcatcccACCCCACCCACTGTCTGCGAAATCAAAACTTCAGATGCGGGTGGGTTTTATAATTTtattacagaatactgcaggccaacatgtGGCCCAGGCAGGAGTGTATTTGTTTACACAGTATTGATGCGAAATACAAACATCCTAAGGagaaggaaaaaataataataaacagaaaaaaacgtTGTCATAATAAAAACATCAATGTACAGTGCAAGGAAGTGCGTAAAGTAGAAATGAGAATTTTTGTGGAAAAATTAAGAGGGAAGAAAGATTTGCAACAAGCAATGCAGACTTATCAAGCTTAACGCAGCGAGGATAGACAACATCCTTCTTGACGCGCAGGATAACATGCACTAAAGCAAGCATACGCAACTACTTTTACAACAAATGCAGTTTTTCCGTGGCATATGGTACGTTTTTGGACAGAAATACATCGGCTGCCAGGGAGTTGCATTCGTTGAttgctattgaaaaaaaaaaaaggaaaactcgaGGCAGTTAGTGCTCGCAAAAATATGGGTTATCTTGCCGGAATTATGATTCCTAGTAGGTCTGGCTGATAGGGAATGGAGATAAGATGAATGATCAAGTTGTAACATTTCCAGAGGCGGGAAAGCAATTTTAGACGTGCTACCTTTCTTCGGGATTCCATGATGGCAATGGTATTTTCGTTCATCAAATGAGATGGGCAGTCACAACCTGCAGAGCAATTAAATATGAAGCGGGCGGCAAGTCTGTTTGTTTTCCCGTCTGTTAATGTTTATTTTCGTGAAAGGGTCCCAGACGACGCAAGCATATTCTAATCTCGACCTTACCAGTGTGTTGAACGTTGAGTTTCACGGGTGGAGGTGAGAGTTTCAGCGTGTTCCTTAGCAGACCGAATTTACGCCGAGCAGACGCACAAGCATTATTGATGCGTTGTGACCAGTTCAAGCGATTGTTGATTGTTACATCTAAATATTCAAAAGAGTCGGTTTCAGTGACTGCTGATTGGTTAATAGTGTATTGATATGGCAGAATATGTTTTATTGTTGTTTATGCGcaaaaaaactgtttttcttcATTAGGTTTCATGTCCCAGGTATCGCACTGCTCAGAAATCGCAGTAAGTCTCTTGTTCGGGATTACTTCGTCATTAGTATGGTGAATCACCTTGTAATGTATAAGCAGCCACCCGCGAACAATTTAATATTTACGCTATCGTCAGTGCATGCGGTTATATCATTAATGTCTACTAGGAAAAGCAGCGGTCCAATGTATAACAAAAGAAATTTATCGGATTGTGTGCATTTCTTACTTTTCCTTACGTTACCTTCATGTTCAAAGAACTAATAAGGCTTCAAAAACATTTACAGCGTGTTTCCACCTGTGTTAAACAAACTCTCAGAACGGAGACGCACTACGTTTAAAACATGTTTTACACTAGCCTGGCGTTTCTTGTGGGTTAAATGAATAGCAAATTGCCGGTGTAGTTTTGGCAAAAGATCGGAGTCCGAAGGTGAGGGAAACATAAGTTATCGGGAATCAATGCACGAAAGTCACCGTGCGCGAAGGACGCGGTGACGAAAGCGCTTCCGGAAGTGTTTTGAAGATTGGTCATTGATGCAGAAAATGGGCCTGCGGTATTCTGGCATAAGTATCTACAATGGAAGGTAACAATTACAGATTTTGGCACTCTGTTAGACATTGTTTTACCCAGAATAAGTGCTTGAATAGTACGAGTTGGCAAAGGGAAACCAAGGGCACACATTCGAAACCTCAGATTCTCGTGTTCACGGTATCTGACGTCCTCTGTCATTTCATAAACATAGAGAAAGACAGAATTGGAGTTTttaaaccagttacaatagaacatggcctttaCAAAGTAAAATCTTTTCGTGCGATTCACCAGCCGCTCAATGTGGAGGTCTGCAGCTACAGTGATGGTGCTTCATAACAACCTAGAAATTTTAATTATGTGTCAGATGGACAAGATCAGACAAAAAGAAGAATCAGGAGGAGACATGCTACTAATTTGGTgacttttatttgttttatttggttttatttgtattttttgtgAGCGCTAGAGGTACTTCAATTCTGTGTTGCAGATTTTCTCTGAACCCAAATTTTCGCGTTTCTTTCGTGCCCCAACAGACATAACTATATTTCTAATAAAAAATTCAATTATACTTTGCATAACTATTTATTACGTAGTTGGTTTGGCAATGAGCCTCATAAAACCGTACGACAGTTTCTGACATGgcttttgatatgatatggcgGGGTCGTGCAGGCGTTACCAAAGAGATTGCGCAGGTGTTGGCACCAAATTTGTAATAATTCACACTCGTCCAGACTGATTGACCGAGTTACTTTGATGTTACGAACCAAGAATGGGGCTCCGAGTCAGCAGTTGCCAGCACACAGGGTTCTccgacgtgcacctaaatctagctGCAAGGGGGGTCTTACATTCTGCCACTCCCGAGATGTGGGCGCCAGGCGTGTGAATCAAATCCGCGACCACGAACTTGGCAGCAGAATGGCTAAGCCAATGGGCCTCCGCGGCCGTTCAAGCTAAATATATGTCGCGTAGAATGCATAATGCCATTGCGATTGCATAGctgtattaaagtggaaagttggccGAGTTGATATACATTcgtaatggtaacagcgcgaacaagatgGCGACGGAGAgaaaggacgagcgctcgtcctgtgcccTTTCACTCCGTGAAAGGGCACAGGACGTGAAAGGGCTCAGGACGAAAGGGCACAGGTCgccgtcttgttcgcgctgttaccatttCGGATGCACAGCTGAGCTGCAGTATTCCGAGATTAGGGGAAACGGTGACGCACTCGTTTGCCGGGTCCCGGTGCGGGCGTTGGCGCTGCCCTCTTCGTGCAGGTACTTGAGCGCTGTTCGCGTGGAGTACCAGTCGCCGACGATGGTGACGTTGCCGTCGTATCGACTCCAACTGCGAACGCGGCGTTCCAGGGCTCGGCGAACGTCCGCGACGACCGTCTCGGCCACGTGACCCGACTCCTCTGGCAGGAATTCGTTCCGGTACCTGAACGGCAGCTTCGTTTTTGTGAGCGTGCTCAGATTCTGGGCGCAGGACAGATATACGGCTTCCATCACCGCTGCATCGTCTCCAAACGGGTGGAGCAAAGCTAATGTAAAATAATTTTAGATGCCTAACAAACACTAATCTTGTTTTAATCTTGACTGATGTTCTTGGCTAGACGCCGACGGCAAAGAAAACCTGCTTCCTGAAGACACGTTCCAAATCTGACGGCATTCTGCGTTAATTGTTACCTGGCGAGAGCATGACACGGGTACGTAGCGTTGAAGTACGCGGTGGGAGTAGGTTGACACGTTCACTGTTAATAATTGTTACTTAGGGTAGCAATAATTGCAATAGACTGTAACAAACTTTCAATGTGACAATGGTAATATCAAAGCACAAAATgtagaaaacaagatccttgtgcatttttttttctatgtaagTTAATCGGCTATTGAAACCCGACGGTTTAAATAATTGTGTCACGAACATGACGCCTGGCAGCGAATGATGTCACTGAGGTTCGTGTTtcagtatgcaaaaaaaaagaaataaaaatcctTTCGACGGCACGTCCGACCGCGTTGCTGATTGTAATGAATTCAAACGAGTAGGTAAAATTTATTCATATTAAGATACCCCAGCACCAAGTATGCTTTGAATTATGCAGCAATATTTCAATTTCACCATTTCAAAGATCTGGCACCCTGTTAGATATGAAAGATCAAATAAATGAGATGGGAAAATCCGCATGCTCGAGGAAACTTGGTGGCAGGCAGAGCGACTACCTTGGCATGCGATGGTGCAGCGTTCGATACCCATACCAGAGTAAACTTTCGTTCAGaggcgaaagctttagaaaaaccgTACAGGTTTCCTTTGCCGAAACTTTTCACGTGTACCTTAAACTATGTTTCATGAGTTGGTATAAAACTACGCGCGACAATGCGGCCCATGCGAATTTGTTTCGTTTATAGAACGTTACGTGAAAAATAAGCGTCTGCAAACACTACTTATAACTAAATACATTTCAAATAGATTGGTGTTTCACATAGCCATCTATGACCATACTTTAGGGCAACATATGTCCACGTGTGAAATTGCGCACCACATTTGCCCTTAACAAACCGTAGGTCATATGTGTAGTAATCTTATCATCGTATCGTAGCAATTATGTTGCAGCAATATTTAGCTTATATCAGTATTTGCATTTCGGTTAGCTAAAAATTTGTTAATTATTGACGTAAGCTCACAGCGAAAGTATTTGGGGTCGCTAAAGAACACACCAAGCAATGTTGGATACGCGCAGCGCATACATGATGTTTTTAAACGCTTGCCacaagttagctgagacacccggTACTTCTATGAGCCACGCAAATTATCTTACGCGTAAATTGCCTCGTCGCCAACGAAGAGGAGCGTCTTGCTGAAGCAGTACGCGCCATGGCCGGCCCTTGCTTTTGACGGGCTGCCGTAGAAGTTGGCCTGCAACATCTGGTTCGAGAACAGCGCCGCCACCTGGACGGTGCCCCAGGAAATGAACATGTGCATGTTCTCCTCACGGTACTGCTCCCACTTCACGAGGAAATTGTTTACGAAAGTGGGATTATTGGTCACGAACACGATATCGTCATTTTTGCGCATCTTGACGCCGTAGTCACGCAAAGCGTCGATCCAAACCGCACGATAGCCCTTGGCCGTCCTGTACATAAACAAGTCACTGGTTGTCGCCTCGTTTCTTGTGCTCTCGTAGCTATCTAAAAGGCCCACAATGTCAAGTTCCGCGATGTGGGTATCCTCAAATGACACGATGTCTTCATCCGTAACGATGTCTCCTTCGCTCTTGAAGTTATATCTCAGAAAGTCGAAGTATCGTTTCCGAGCGCCAGGCGAAGGCTGGTGCTCCGCGAGCTTGGAACTTAGGCTATAGAACCATGGCGGTATTCGTAGGTAAATTTGCGTGTCCCTCTTGCGCGGCACAACCTCGAGGTCGAGGAGGCTGGCCCAGCGCAGTCTCACGGACGTGTAAAGGAGCGTCTTCACGACAGCCGGACTGCGTGCCCTGTGCGGCCAGACGATGCCCGCctgtcgcagcagcgccttcaccTTCTGCAGCTCGTCGCACTCGCCCCTGCTGACGCACGCGCAGCTCAGGTAGAAGGCGGTCGCGCGCTGCATCGCGTTCTGACCGTTGGCCGGCACCGCGCTGTCCTCCGCCAAACGATACACCCGGCCGAGTGCTGCGAGAATGGTGTCCTCGCTGACGTTCAGGTCGTGGCCGCTGCGCCAGCCGTCGCAGACATAGCGGCTGAAGCTTTCGCACGGCTTGACCGACGAGTTGATGGAGGCGAGCAGCAGCCTGGAGTAGGCCTCGCACGCCGGCGTAT contains:
- the LOC142559233 gene encoding neprilysin-1-like, whose product is MKPEPTDKTPKQQPQSANAIETGIKDKASLKTPESRRASSKSGKSTPNQSKRSSQQQHLERGKPRGERASSGSAEQPGTVRKATAGELGKVLPEQHTTPESAAEPAPGTQGSEIPEPPVRVAVIDPHDTGRPWENPLMCLYTPEGGLQPMAYAVFAFILLAFAALLFYFLIRQSSGRTHGACDTPACEAYSRLLLASINSSVKPCESFSRYVCDGWRSGHDLNVSEDTILAALGRVYRLAEDSAVPANGQNAMQRATAFYLSCACVSRGECDELQKVKALLRQAGIVWPHRARSPAVVKTLLYTSVRLRWASLLDLEVVPRKRDTQIYLRIPPWFYSLSSKLAEHQPSPGARKRYFDFLRYNFKSEGDIVTDEDIVSFEDTHIAELDIVGLLDSYESTRNEATTSDLFMYRTAKGYRAVWIDALRDYGVKMRKNDDIVFVTNNPTFVNNFLVKWEQYREENMHMFISWGTVQVAALFSNQMLQANFYGSPSKARAGHGAYCFSKTLLFVGDEAIYAYRNEFLPEESGHVAETVVADVRRALERRVRSWSRYDGNVTIVGDWYSTRTALKYLHEEGSANARTGTRQTSGPQPDMGKSLVGNWRLLPRDALSDPTLSRLSSAIEKLRLYVLQNGSVPQGPDLSLLPYAFSFPYFDAKASAAFNYAGVGSLVAQGLGELFLYAYSKSKIDPAVKTYLKCMQGSSPSLRDKSSWARYLDPISLKTSLDAYRSSSGASDDNPAKGLEFLSRDQLFFVAACFTRCSGGTSRSGGFAHAQCDAAFKHVKEFADVFGCPPQSPMNPMQRCMLL